A region of the Gemmatimonadota bacterium genome:
TCGATTCTCGCGCGACTCACCGATGCGCTTCCCAGCCTCAAGCCGCTCAAGGCGATGGGGATGGAGGGGTATCTCCTTCCCCGGCTCGAGGAGGAGACCGAGGCCTTTTTCATCGCCCAACGAAAGGAGATCGCTTCGACCGAGCTCCTAAAGAAGGCACGCGAGCCCCTCCTCATGGCGGCACTCGCATTCGGGCTTTGGTTTGTGCTCACCTTCACGACGTTGGCCGCGACGTCCATCATGATCCTTGCCGGGCTTTTTTACCGGACGGTGACGAGCATCACGAACATGCAGCAGCGGTGGGTTTCTGTACTCATCGGGGATAGCTCCTTCCGCTCCCTCATGGAACACATCGAGGCGGCAGAGACGGCCCGCGAGACCTGGGCCGAGGACGGGAAGCCTCCGCCGCGCTTCGAGGAGGAGCTACGGGTGGAGGACCTCTCGTTTTCTTTTGGTGACACGGCCGTGCTCAAGGGTGCGAACGCGACGCTCCGCGCGGGCCGGTTCGTGGCCGTCGTCGGTCCCTCAGGGTCGGGAAAAACGACGCTGACCGACCTCCTCACCGGGCTCCTCCGACCGGCCGGCGGTCGCATTCTCGTCGATGGAGTGAGCCTGGCGGAAGCTGGCGTTCGCGGGTGGCGCCGACAGATCGGCTACGTTCCGCAGGAACCGATGCTCTTCAGCGATACCGTGCGTGCGAACGTCACCCTCGGCAACCCGGCATTCGGTGACAACGAGGTCGAGGCGGCACTTCGCGCCGCCAGCGCATGGGACTTCGTGATGGCGCTCGACGGGGGATTGAACCACCGGATCGGCGAGGAGGGGACTACGCTCTCCGGAGGCCAGCGCCAGAGACTAGCGATTGCGCGCGCGCTCGTCACGCGCCCGAGCCTTCTGATCCTGGACGAACCCACAACGGCGCTTGACACCGTGTCCGAGCAGGAAGTCTGCCGCGCCATCGCGCGTCTGAAGGGGAAGCTCAGCATCCTCTCGATCTCGCACCAGCCGGCGCTCCGGGAGCTCGCGGACGAAGTGTGGGATGTACGCGACGGGAAGATTCACATCCTCGTCGCCGGCGCGGCTGGCGGAAAGGTGTGACGATGGCCTCCGGTCAAGAGCCCTACCTCGTCATCGTTCGACTGGGACCCGTCCACAATGTCGAGAACCACCTCCTCTTCTTCGCTCGCGCCTTCGCGCCGGTCCTCGACGGAGAGATTGCGACCCGTTCGGGCCAGCAGGCGCACTATCAGGTGGGGCGCTTCAAGATTCGTTTGTACGCCTGGGGGAGCCGGTTTCTCCCCGAACCGGTCCGCCGTATCCTTTACACGGCGCGCGTCGTGGGGCATGGCCTCCGGCTCCGTTGGCTGGAAGGGAAGCGGCTCGTCGTGATCACCTACGATCCGTTCCAGAGCGGGGTCATCGGCCTTCTCCTCAAGTGGCTCACCGGCGCGGCCTTCATTTGCGAAGTGAACGGCGTCTTCGGCGATCCGAATACTCTCATCGACCTCGAGGACCAGCGAAAGGCCGAGAGGAAGCGCAAGTGGATGCTCCGGGTGGGTTCATGGATGCTTCGGAGGGCAGACTTCATCAAGCTCCTCTACCCCGGCCAGCTGATGGGCTTCATGGTCCCGGCGGACCGCCCCCCTCGCGCCTCCTTCCACGAATTGATCCACACCGCGGCCTTCGAGCCTACCGGACGCGCGCCGGAGGACCGCCTCATCTTCGTCGGGCACCCCTATCTTCTGAAGGGTGTGGATCTCCTCCTCGAAGCCTTCGCGCGCGTCGCTCCCGAATTTCCGGGGTGGCGGCTCCTCGTCGTGGGATGGCGAATCGAGGAATCGGCGCGCGGCGCGGACTTTCCCCGGGACCGGGTCGAGTTTCGAGGGCCTTCGGAACCGCCCATCTTGCGCGAACTGATCGAGGGTTCGAGCGCACTCGTCCTTCCCTCCCGTTCAGAGGGGATGGGGCGAGTGCTCCTGGAAGCAGCCTTTCTCGGCCGGGCCCGGATCGGAAGCACGGCCGGCGGGATCCCCCACGTCGTGGAAGATGGGGAGGATGGCCTTCTCTTCCGCTCAGGCGACGTCAACGACCTGGTGCGAGCGCTCCGGCGTTTCATGGGCCTTTCCCCGGGCGAGCGCGCCCGCATGGGGGCCGCCGCACGGAAGCGTGCGCTCGAGTCGTTCACGACTGACGCTTACGTGCGACACTACCTTGAGATCATCCGCCGCGTCGCCCCTCAGGATCCCGCGGACGGAGGGTCCGCGCTCCACTGACGTAGCGTCCCCCGAACCCAAACTCGTCCTCGGACCCATGAATCTCACCGCGGGGTGGCGATGATCCGAAACACGCTGAGGCGCCTGTACCGGGAGTTCGTCCCACTCCTTTACGGGCGCACGAACTACAAGCTCTTCCTCCAGCGCTCCCTCGAGAGCCTCGATGCCCGGGTCGCTGCGATCCTCTGCGCTACGAACGTCCTCCCTGCGGTGATTCGCCCCGTCCCGATCCGCGCGCCGTTCGGCCGCTCCATGCTTGTGGTGGCCCCGCATCAGGACGACGAGATGATCGGGTGCGGGGGAGCGATGATCCTCCAGCGGCGCGCCGGGAGTGCGCTCGCGGTGGTTTTCACCCAGGACGGGGGGGACGAGCACGCCGAGGACGGGAGAACTCGGGCGGAGCAAGTCGCGCTGAGAGAGGGGGAAGCCACTGCCGTTGCTCGAGAGTTGGGGATTGCACCACCCCGTTTCCTTCGTTATTTGCACCTCTCGGGAGAGGAAGAGAGGGCGGCCGCCGCAGATCTCCGGGAGGAAATCGAGCGGACGCGGGCCGACGTCGTCTTCGTCCCCTTTTTCCTGGACTACAACTTGCATCATCAGCGTACCAACTTCGCGTTGGCGGAGGCGTTGGCTGAGACCACGCTCCGGCCACGGGTCATGGGTTACGAGGTTTGGGGGCTCACGGTGCCGAATGTTATCGTTAACATTGACGAGACGCAGGAGGAAAAGCGGCGCCTCCTCGGGCTCCACGCGTCCCAAATGTCGGGGAAGGACTACGTGCACGGGATCACGGGGCTCAACATGTTTCACTCCCTGCACTTCGGCGCCGGGGAGTGTCGGTTCGCCGAGCGCTTCTTCGAGATCCCGGCCGAAGACTACGTTCGCGTCGTCCGGGCCGTCCGGGAGAAAGTGACCGTTGCGGGCTCCCAGATTCCGGAAGCGTTCTAGGATGCGATCCCTTCCGACCGCACGCAGCACCGCCACCTTCCCCTGGGCCGGGGGGACCATGCGCGCCCGCCGGCGAGCGAATCCCGCCACTGCCGGGCGATTTTCCCTCATCGCCGAACTCAGAAGGCTTGCGACGCTGCGAAACGGTGTGCTCGCGGCGCTGGTCCTGACGTACATCTGGCGATATCACGATATGGCGGCGATCCTCCAGCCTTTCCGGCTGGCGGCGATCGCCACTGTTGCCTCGTGGGGCTATCTCGTCTTCGAACCGCGCATGTCCCAACTTGGACGCGCCCTCAAGCTTCCGTATGTCTGGATGCTGGTGGTCTGGATGCTCTGGGTGGCCGCCACGTCGCCGGCCGCCATCGATCCGGACCGTGCATGGGATGCCTGGCTCAACACCCATTCGAAGTCTCTCACGATGGCCCTCTTCACGCTGACCTGCCTCGTGTCGTTCAGAGCGGTCCGCGGGCTCATGGCGGTGCATGTGCTTGGTGCCGCGACACTCACCTACTTTTACGTGAAGGGCGGATTTCCTCTCTGGGGAACCCCGGTCTCGATGTACGACGTGAACGACCTTGCTCTTCTCCTCAACATGGTCCTTCCGATGACGCTCTACTTCGCGTTCTCGGAGAAGGACACGAAGATCAAGGCCGTGCTCTGGATCATCGCCGGCATGATGGCGGTGAGCATCCTGATGACGCAGTCACGGGGCGGATTCCTCACCCTCGGTCTCCTCCTCCTCGTGCTCTGGGTGCGGGTCCGCGGGATCAAGTGGTGGGTACGTCTTGTTCCGGCTATCGCGCTCGTGGTGGGATTCTTCTTCCTCCCCGCATCCGTCCAGGACCGCCTGTCCACACTCTTTAGCCCGACGGAGGACTACAATTACGCGGATCAGGAAGGGCGAGTCGAGATCTGGAAGCGAGGCATGGGTTATCTGGCCGACCGACCGATCACGGGAGTGGGCACCCTGAACTTTCCGGTGGCCGAGGCTACCCTCTCGCCCCAAGCGCAGCGCGGCCTCCCTGCCGGCGCACGCGTCTCGCACAATTCCTTTGTCGAAGTCGCCACGGAAACCGGTTACCCGGGAATCATTCTGTACCTGGGGATGTTCTTGACCGCGTTTCTGGCGCTCTTCCGACTCCGTCGCACCTGCGCCCGCGTTCGCGGATCGTCTCAGGCCGCCGAGCTCACGCTTTGCGCGGACTGCCTCATGCTCTCCCTGATGGCCTTCTGTGTCGGGGGATTCTTCCTCTCGATGGGCTACATTGCGATGCTTTTCTCACTCTTCGCGCTGATCGCCGGACTCGAGATCACGGCGGCCCAGTGGCTCGCCGCGGGCAGTCCGGCGGCCTCGGCGACCTTGAGCAATGGATTCGGTGGGCGGATGAGCCGGCGGATTTCCGGTCACTCTCGTCCCGTTGGACGGCGAGGCTTTGACGCGGAGTCGCTCCCACCCCTCGCCCGCCCGGGGAGAGCGTAGACCCATCTCCCGCTCCGACGGAGGTGGCTTCTGGTGAGGGCATCGCCACGTCCCCCCCGCTTGGACCTTTAGGGCCCACTCCCGCATTCGGGCGCGCGAACATCCTTGATTCGTCCATTCCCACTCCGGGCAGGTACCGTGCACCGCTCACTTGCACCAGGCACGCGCCGCTCCGGGGTCTCGGGAGCGCCGGCCCTCGAACCATCTCCCATTCCATGAACACCGACGATTCGTCCCACCGATGGGCCGACGACGTGCGAACGGTCATTGTCGTTCCCTGTTTCAACGAAGCGTCCCGCCTCCCCGTCCCGCGCTTCCTGGAGTTCGCCGCGCGGGTCCCGGGCGTCGGGTTTCTCTTCGTCGACGATGGCAGCAGGGACGGCACTGCGGCGATTCTGGGCCAACTGATGGATCGCGCGCCACAGCGCATGCGCATGATGTCGCTCTCAGAAAACGTTGGGAAAGCGGAGGCCGTGCGGCAGGGCCTCAGAGAGGCTTTCGGCGGAGGTGCCACGCACGCCGGCTATTGGGACGCCGATTTGGCGACCCCTTTGGATGAGATCCCATCCTTCATGATGGAATTTCAGCGGCGACCTACGGCCATCGCGGTGATCGGATCGCGGGTTCAAATGTTGGGCAGGAGCATCGAGCGCGGCACACTACGGCACTACCTCGGCCGAGTCTTCGCGACGGTCGCCTCGATGGTCCTCTCGATGCGTGTATATGACACCCAGTGCGGTGCGAAGATATTTCGCGCGACGCCAGACGTGACCGCAGCCCTCGACGACCCGTTTCGATCGAGATGGATCTTCGATGTCGAGATCCTGGCCCGACTTGCAGCCCGTATCGGTGCAGAGCCGGCCTCTCAGGTCGTGATAGAATTTCCCCTCGAGGCGTGGAAAGACGTTTCAGGTTCCAAGCTCACGGCGCGCTCGATGATCCGGGCCTTTTTCGACCTGCTCTCGATCCGCCACCGCTACCGCGTCTGAGGCACGCTGACCAACACTGCCATTTCCGGCCTTTTCTAAGACGGCGATCAAGCTCACTCCAAAACGGTAAGCCGCCGCAGGGTTTTCGAGTGCCCGGACCAGCCTCTGTGATTCACCTCGAAACACCGACAGGAGCACCCGATTCAACCACGGACCAGTCGCCGCGAGATCCGACGCTTCTCCAGAAATGCCCAGCAATCGCTTTGCGGCGCGAAAGGTCCGGATGGCTGGATAGAGTCGGGTGTTGAAGTAGGACAGCATACGGAGTCGAATCGGCAGGGCTTCCCAGAGCGATTGTAGCGTCCGCATGTCGTAGCGTCGAAAGTGACCGAAACGTTCGTCGTGACTGCTCCAGAGTCGCATGTCCGCGGGCACCGTGAGGACCACATAGCCACCCGGTGCCAGGGCCTCCACAGCGCACGCCAAGAGCGCTGCGTCGTTCTTTACGTGCTCGAGAACATCCATGATGAGAACGGCATTGACCCGCTCCTTCGACCCGAGAAGAATTTCACACGGCTCACCGCATCGAAGGTCCAGCTCGGGAAATCTCGCCCGCGCAAAACCGATAGCGGTCGCGGATGGGTCGATGCCGCTCACGGCGTAGTCCCCTGCAAGGCCCGCAACGGCCCCGCCCGTGCCGCATCCAATGTCCACGATCTTCAGGTCCCTCGACGGAGGAAGCACTTGGTGAAGTAGCATTCGCACGATTTCGAGCCGTGCGACGAACCACCAGTGACTGGTGTCGAGGCGAGAGTGGGCTTGGAAGTCGTCGTCCTGCATGGCTTCAACGTCCGTGGAAAGGACCCTCGGCACCCGTGGCCGACACCTCCCCGGCGAGTTCCAGCCTAGCGTGGTAAGGGCGGGTCGGCGATCAGGTACAGAGTCGATTGACCCCGCGAAAGAATTTCCTCGGCGCCGATCTGCGCCTGCGTCCCGGCGGAAAGCCGGGCTCCAATCGTGACGGCATATTGGTAGTCCTCGGCGACCCGGTGCCAATCAGGGTCGTTCACGCCCGGAATCCACACAAGTGGAACGTCGTAGGGCAGGTTGCTCACCATAAAGTGGGCCAAATGGCCGCCGTGTTCTGCCGTGAACATCGTGTTGGCAAGGCCGCCGTGCTGAATTGTGTGCCAAAAGATGAAGTGTCGCTCAGGGTCCACGCGCCCCCGGGACTCCGTCGCCACGAGGGCAACCACGTTCACGCCATTGGGGAGCGCGTCGATGACCTCGGCAAGGTCACCCAAGGACTCATCAATCGTGCGCATGTGCGTATATGTGACGGCCGAATGTACAACAACTCCCAAAGTGACAAGCCGGAGGACCCATGAGCTTACACGCGTTCGTGGTGCTGCCCAAAAGAGGAGAAAGACGTACCCGGGCAACAGGAAACGTACGTCGACGTCGTACACCCCACCCATCTCGACGGGAAACACGAGAAAAAAGAAGAGCAGCATTGCCCCCGTAAGCAGGAACAAGGGGCCCCTTCGAGAGGATCGTCGGCCTTCGATCCAGCAAGCGACGAACGCGAAGCTTAGGGTCCCGACCATGAGCAAGGCCTGAGCCAGCGAGAACACGTAGATCGGTGAAAGGAACTGCATGGCCTTTTCGAATGGGGTGCGGAACATCATTTCGGGGCTTTCGGCGACCGGCGACCCGCTTCCCTCCACGAGCATCCGGCTGACGATGGCGAAAGAGAAACCGGCCATGGCGGCCGTCAAGGGGATGACCCAGATGGGCAGCATGGATGTCCAGGGCGCACCGGACCGGTTACGACCCTTGTTCCAGGTCGACCAGATGGCATGTGTCCAGATCACCGTCAGCGCGATAGCGACCGCCGCAAGATGCCACAGGCCTATGACCACGATGCCGACAGCGGTGACCGCCAGTGTCGATGGCCGGTTCACGTCCCGCAGTTTCCACCACCAAGCGAGAAAAAAGTATGCGAATCCGAGACCTATCAGGTAATTGAAGAAGCCGTAGAATAGGTACCAATTCAGCGAAAGGACCGGGAGAACCCCGACGACGTCTCGATTTTCTTCTAACAGCGAACCCGCGAGCACGTACACACCGATGCTGGGGATCAGTAGCGCGAGCAAAGCCAGAAGTCGCGCGGCGAACCCGGCGGGAAAAAGGTGCAGGAGGCCCACGCCCAAAAGATCGCCGGCGATGTAACCAGTCGGCAGAAACCGAAACTCCATCGGGATCGTCGAATGCCCGGCGAGATAATCCGCAATGAGGCGATACCGAGCGAGATGATTGACTGCATCGGCATACGGAAAGTGGTCCACCGCAAGCACGACGAAAATGCACGAAAGAAGTCCGAGCCAAAACAGTCGCTGGGGCTCGTTGGACGCAGGATTTCCGGCGAGGCGGTCCTCACTCACGGGATGTAGTGGAAATACGTTGCCGGAGGAAAATCGACGCAGGCCCGCTCGGCATGAGCCTCGAGATTAGGCACCGTCCGTCCGTGGTCCCAAGAGGGGGAAGTGACCATAGCGGCCATTGGCCATGGTCAAGTTGTCTTCTCTTATCGCTCGATGCAACTGGTGGGATGCGCGCACAGAGATGGGATAGTGTCTGGGCGAACGGAAGGACGGCGGTGGTGCGTCGCCGTCCCTGTGTGGAATTACTCCAACCCGTGTGGCATGACCTGGGCCGACCTCTCAGCTCCATGGGACCGCGGTCGCGCCACGATCGCAATCCACGCAAGGGGCACGTTACCGACGAAGCGGGGGCTACTGAAGGATCAGGGGAGCCGAAACGAAGGACCCCGGAAGCTCATCCAACGGGAGGCGAAATGACCGTTGAACCATTGGCCCCCGCAGCGCAGTGCGTCGTCTGCGGGAGCACCGAGGTTGGGCCTGACCCGTTCCAATAGGATTGGCAGGGAAGGCGCTTCGAGATTTTCCGGGGCGGAGACTGCACGCACCAATTCGAGCATCCGCCGGTGTCGCCAGGGGATCAGGCGGCCATCTACGGCTACGGGTACTTCCGGGCGGACGGCGATTGGTCGGCGGGCTACTTCCGCGCCTACGAAAACACGGAGGTGCCTCTGCGCCGGGAGGCCACGCAGGTGCTCGGGATGGTGCTTCGGGCCTCCTGCTAGACGGCGGCTGCGCGGGCGGCGTATTTCTCGATCAGGAGCGGCGCGCAGGGTTCAAACTCGCCGATCTCGAAATCGACGGTCGGATGGCAGGAGCTCCGGCGGGACCCACCTTTTCTTTCCCCGACCCGACTGTGGCCGCCCATCGGCCTACCACCCCGGGGTCGAGGCGTAAATCCGCAGTCGGCCCCAATCGCGCTCCGCGGAGCCATTTGGATCGGCATTGACCCCGAGCGCATGCACCCGGAAGAACGCGGCCTCATGCGAATCGGTACGAATCCCGACTCGGGACGTCACCTTTCGGTCGCCGACCCAGACCTCGTAAATCCCGTCTGTGGCCGTCATGTTCGACGCCATCTTGAAGTGATAGCGGAGCCGGACCCACTGGCCCGTGAACATCTGTGACGTGAGGTTCGACTGATTTTCGAACCCGACGAGCTGGAAGTAAGGCCCACCGTAACCCGAGTTATTCCTCAGATAAATCGCCCACCTCCAGACCTCTCCTTCGCCGCCCCCGTAGAAGGACCCTGGGACGTTTCTCCAGTCCTCCATGACGAAAAGCGTTTTGTCGTCTGACTTGATGCTCCAGTCCGACGGAACTCGGAAGTAGACTTCGCCCCAGATTTCACGGGGTCGGTCCGTGGTGGCGAGAGTAGGTGAGACGGCCACGCCTGCGGTCCCATCTCCACCGTTCCCCGGGTACCTCGACCGGACGAATCGGCCCGTGGATCCATCGAAGAGGGTCCCGGTCTCGATCGTCGAGTTCTGGGCCCAATGGATCCCCGGCGCGGAACCGTACTGGGGGAGGGACGAGTACCCCGCCCACGTCTCCTCGAACCAGACCGAACCGTCTGCCGGAGGCGGAAAGTAGGGAGAGGGAGGGAGGAGGGTCTGGCGTACGGTCACCGCAACCGTATCCGTCCCACAGCACTCCGCGGCGACCGCGATGAGGGCGGTGCCCGCCGACTTCCCCGTCACCCGCCCGTTCCCGTCCACGGTCGCGATATGCGGCGCGAAACTCGTCCACGAGAGCCCGGGATCCACGACGACCTGTTCTTCGGTGACCCTCGCGGTCGCCGTCAATTCGAGCGCCACGCCGATCTCCGGAATCGTCCCGCCGTTCGGGGTGATCTGGACCCAAGGGGGAGGTGGGGGTCGGAGCTCCACGGCCACGAACACGGTATCCGCACCGCAGCAGCCGGTCACCACAACGATCGGCGCCGTTCCGACGGAGGCCGCCGTGAGCAGGCCGGTCGAGCTCACGGTCGCCACGAATGGCGTCAAGCTTCGCCAGGCGAGTCCGGGCGTTGAGACGAAGTTTCCTTCTCCGTCCAGGGCGGTCGCGAACATCTGGAGCGTGGACCCGACCGCTAGGACCGAAGTCGTGTCGGGTTCGTGAGTGATCAAGATCGTGCCGATCGTCGGCAGAACCGTCGGAGGTCGATAGGGCGGCGGCGGCTCATCTCCCTCGTCTACGGCCACCAACATCGTATCGGGGCCGCAGCTCATCCCGACCATGGCCAAGCAGATGAAGCCGATCGAGCGCGCGACCCCGCGTCCCCAATGCGTCAATGTCGGATGGTCCTCGAACGTCACCCTCGAGTGAAGCCGGGAAGGGAGACGAGTTCTCGGTGTTCGAACGCCGCCCGCGCGGATGACTCGGTGTCGAGCCGCCGGCCATTGTATGCTCACCCC
Encoded here:
- a CDS encoding glycosyltransferase; amino-acid sequence: MNTDDSSHRWADDVRTVIVVPCFNEASRLPVPRFLEFAARVPGVGFLFVDDGSRDGTAAILGQLMDRAPQRMRMMSLSENVGKAEAVRQGLREAFGGGATHAGYWDADLATPLDEIPSFMMEFQRRPTAIAVIGSRVQMLGRSIERGTLRHYLGRVFATVASMVLSMRVYDTQCGAKIFRATPDVTAALDDPFRSRWIFDVEILARLAARIGAEPASQVVIEFPLEAWKDVSGSKLTARSMIRAFFDLLSIRHRYRV
- a CDS encoding O-antigen ligase family protein produces the protein MRSLPTARSTATFPWAGGTMRARRRANPATAGRFSLIAELRRLATLRNGVLAALVLTYIWRYHDMAAILQPFRLAAIATVASWGYLVFEPRMSQLGRALKLPYVWMLVVWMLWVAATSPAAIDPDRAWDAWLNTHSKSLTMALFTLTCLVSFRAVRGLMAVHVLGAATLTYFYVKGGFPLWGTPVSMYDVNDLALLLNMVLPMTLYFAFSEKDTKIKAVLWIIAGMMAVSILMTQSRGGFLTLGLLLLVLWVRVRGIKWWVRLVPAIALVVGFFFLPASVQDRLSTLFSPTEDYNYADQEGRVEIWKRGMGYLADRPITGVGTLNFPVAEATLSPQAQRGLPAGARVSHNSFVEVATETGYPGIILYLGMFLTAFLALFRLRRTCARVRGSSQAAELTLCADCLMLSLMAFCVGGFFLSMGYIAMLFSLFALIAGLEITAAQWLAAGSPAASATLSNGFGGRMSRRISGHSRPVGRRGFDAESLPPLARPGRA
- a CDS encoding glycosyltransferase family 4 protein, giving the protein MASGQEPYLVIVRLGPVHNVENHLLFFARAFAPVLDGEIATRSGQQAHYQVGRFKIRLYAWGSRFLPEPVRRILYTARVVGHGLRLRWLEGKRLVVITYDPFQSGVIGLLLKWLTGAAFICEVNGVFGDPNTLIDLEDQRKAERKRKWMLRVGSWMLRRADFIKLLYPGQLMGFMVPADRPPRASFHELIHTAAFEPTGRAPEDRLIFVGHPYLLKGVDLLLEAFARVAPEFPGWRLLVVGWRIEESARGADFPRDRVEFRGPSEPPILRELIEGSSALVLPSRSEGMGRVLLEAAFLGRARIGSTAGGIPHVVEDGEDGLLFRSGDVNDLVRALRRFMGLSPGERARMGAAARKRALESFTTDAYVRHYLEIIRRVAPQDPADGGSALH
- a CDS encoding Ig-like domain-containing protein, which gives rise to MTHWGRGVARSIGFICLAMVGMSCGPDTMLVAVDEGDEPPPPYRPPTVLPTIGTILITHEPDTTSVLAVGSTLQMFATALDGEGNFVSTPGLAWRSLTPFVATVSSTGLLTAASVGTAPIVVVTGCCGADTVFVAVELRPPPPPWVQITPNGGTIPEIGVALELTATARVTEEQVVVDPGLSWTSFAPHIATVDGNGRVTGKSAGTALIAVAAECCGTDTVAVTVRQTLLPPSPYFPPPADGSVWFEETWAGYSSLPQYGSAPGIHWAQNSTIETGTLFDGSTGRFVRSRYPGNGGDGTAGVAVSPTLATTDRPREIWGEVYFRVPSDWSIKSDDKTLFVMEDWRNVPGSFYGGGEGEVWRWAIYLRNNSGYGGPYFQLVGFENQSNLTSQMFTGQWVRLRYHFKMASNMTATDGIYEVWVGDRKVTSRVGIRTDSHEAAFFRVHALGVNADPNGSAERDWGRLRIYASTPGW
- a CDS encoding PIG-L deacetylase family protein, with the protein product MIRNTLRRLYREFVPLLYGRTNYKLFLQRSLESLDARVAAILCATNVLPAVIRPVPIRAPFGRSMLVVAPHQDDEMIGCGGAMILQRRAGSALAVVFTQDGGDEHAEDGRTRAEQVALREGEATAVARELGIAPPRFLRYLHLSGEEERAAAADLREEIERTRADVVFVPFFLDYNLHHQRTNFALAEALAETTLRPRVMGYEVWGLTVPNVIVNIDETQEEKRRLLGLHASQMSGKDYVHGITGLNMFHSLHFGAGECRFAERFFEIPAEDYVRVVRAVREKVTVAGSQIPEAF
- a CDS encoding class I SAM-dependent methyltransferase produces the protein MPRVLSTDVEAMQDDDFQAHSRLDTSHWWFVARLEIVRMLLHQVLPPSRDLKIVDIGCGTGGAVAGLAGDYAVSGIDPSATAIGFARARFPELDLRCGEPCEILLGSKERVNAVLIMDVLEHVKNDAALLACAVEALAPGGYVVLTVPADMRLWSSHDERFGHFRRYDMRTLQSLWEALPIRLRMLSYFNTRLYPAIRTFRAAKRLLGISGEASDLAATGPWLNRVLLSVFRGESQRLVRALENPAAAYRFGVSLIAVLEKAGNGSVGQRASDAVAVADREQVEKGPDHRARRELGT
- a CDS encoding ABC transporter ATP-binding protein, with the protein product MESRNGLVQYIARHDRARVTLMVVLLALAGVLEGFGIVAALPVLESMVSADAGTESGLSLAIEQGLRTVGLEPSTGLLLTLLVVMFTLKGVVFYLAVLTVGTVVARVAMELRIRLLRAISSAEWRHVLRYPSGFISNAVSNEVGRTGMAYQEFAQVVAEGTQVIVYLAIVFLMSWETGVAAIGAGAVILLILQGRVMASRRAGHDQVQILRSILARLTDALPSLKPLKAMGMEGYLLPRLEEETEAFFIAQRKEIASTELLKKAREPLLMAALAFGLWFVLTFTTLAATSIMILAGLFYRTVTSITNMQQRWVSVLIGDSSFRSLMEHIEAAETARETWAEDGKPPPRFEEELRVEDLSFSFGDTAVLKGANATLRAGRFVAVVGPSGSGKTTLTDLLTGLLRPAGGRILVDGVSLAEAGVRGWRRQIGYVPQEPMLFSDTVRANVTLGNPAFGDNEVEAALRAASAWDFVMALDGGLNHRIGEEGTTLSGGQRQRLAIARALVTRPSLLILDEPTTALDTVSEQEVCRAIARLKGKLSILSISHQPALRELADEVWDVRDGKIHILVAGAAGGKV